Proteins from a genomic interval of Pseudomonas anuradhapurensis:
- a CDS encoding sigma-54-dependent Fis family transcriptional regulator, giving the protein MARQLITNAHDPLHESRQARLKLASEGELPLGMLRDEIDASWRRSLGHGLDCLQGEQVGLGLQKGHDLRMLLERNRLLVDAVTPELDYLVARQGKAGIVILGDAQANVLTIEGQKHVLQREGLRDLHPGSCWSESLRGTNAIGTAVVEGRPTLINCGEHYLDRLSPFSCTSVPLRDPQGEVIGVLDITREGVMAQPQDSLSTLMLAAGNIESRLFGLCHPEQWVLAFHSRPQYLNSAWHGLLALSLDGEVLAANDSACQLLQVLRHELIGRRSSDLLGERAPAFIARLWQGGVSSVQTAKGEFHFRALQLPRHARVNGSTPAGKPAPSKQSPALDALAGGDPRLARNLRMAGQGLGSGLPVLLLGETGTGKEVVARALHQASARADKPFVAVNCAAIPEGLIESELFGYREGAFTGSRRGGMVGRLMQAHGGTLFLDEIGDMPLALQARLLRVLQERRVAPLGAGDEQDIDVALICATHRDLKRLVQEQRFREDLYYRVNGVSLRLPALRERDDLAAIIQGLLDKSEARGVTLDPALSALLAGFDWPGNIRQLEMVVRTALAMREDGEQVLTLDHLTDCLLDELASATPASGSLKDNELEMIRGALARHQGNVSAAAEALGISRATLYRKLKQLRG; this is encoded by the coding sequence ATGGCGCGACAACTCATAACAAACGCCCACGATCCGTTGCACGAATCCCGCCAGGCCCGTTTGAAGCTGGCCAGCGAAGGCGAGCTGCCGCTGGGCATGCTGCGCGACGAGATAGACGCCTCCTGGCGCCGCAGCCTGGGCCATGGCCTGGACTGCCTGCAGGGCGAGCAGGTTGGCCTGGGCCTGCAGAAAGGCCATGACTTGCGCATGCTGCTGGAGCGCAACCGCCTGCTGGTCGACGCCGTCACTCCGGAACTGGACTATCTGGTCGCGCGCCAGGGCAAGGCCGGTATCGTCATCCTCGGCGATGCCCAGGCCAACGTGCTGACCATCGAAGGGCAGAAGCACGTGCTGCAGCGCGAAGGCCTGCGCGACCTGCACCCGGGCAGTTGCTGGAGCGAGTCGCTGCGCGGCACCAATGCCATCGGCACGGCGGTGGTGGAAGGCCGGCCAACGCTGATCAACTGCGGCGAACACTACCTGGACCGCCTCAGCCCGTTCTCCTGCACCTCCGTGCCGCTGCGCGACCCGCAAGGCGAAGTGATCGGTGTGCTCGACATCACCCGCGAAGGCGTGATGGCGCAGCCCCAGGACAGCTTGTCGACGCTGATGCTGGCAGCCGGCAACATCGAAAGCCGGCTGTTCGGTTTGTGCCACCCGGAGCAGTGGGTGCTGGCCTTCCACAGCCGCCCGCAGTACCTCAACAGCGCCTGGCATGGGCTGCTGGCACTGAGCCTGGATGGCGAAGTACTGGCCGCCAACGACAGTGCCTGCCAGTTGTTGCAAGTGCTGCGCCATGAATTGATCGGGCGGCGCAGCAGCGACCTGTTGGGCGAACGTGCACCGGCCTTCATCGCCCGCCTGTGGCAGGGCGGGGTGAGCAGTGTGCAAACGGCCAAGGGCGAGTTTCATTTCCGCGCCCTGCAGTTGCCGCGCCATGCCCGGGTCAATGGCAGCACACCGGCCGGCAAGCCGGCGCCGAGCAAGCAGTCGCCGGCACTGGATGCCCTGGCCGGTGGCGACCCACGCCTGGCACGCAACCTGCGCATGGCCGGCCAGGGCTTGGGCAGTGGCCTGCCGGTGCTGCTGCTGGGTGAGACCGGCACCGGCAAGGAAGTGGTCGCCCGGGCCTTGCACCAGGCCAGCGCGCGGGCCGACAAGCCGTTCGTGGCGGTCAACTGCGCGGCCATTCCCGAAGGGCTGATCGAGTCCGAGCTGTTTGGCTACCGCGAGGGCGCGTTTACCGGTTCGCGCCGGGGTGGCATGGTCGGGCGGCTGATGCAGGCTCATGGCGGCACGCTGTTCCTCGACGAGATCGGCGACATGCCGCTGGCCCTGCAGGCGCGCCTGCTGCGCGTGTTGCAGGAGCGGCGGGTGGCGCCGCTGGGGGCGGGTGACGAGCAGGACATTGACGTGGCGCTGATCTGCGCCACTCACCGCGACCTCAAGCGCCTGGTACAGGAGCAGCGTTTCCGCGAGGACCTGTACTACCGGGTCAACGGCGTGTCGCTGCGCCTGCCGGCGCTGCGCGAGCGCGATGACCTGGCCGCGATCATCCAGGGATTGCTGGACAAGTCCGAGGCGCGCGGGGTCACGCTCGACCCGGCGCTGAGCGCGTTGCTCGCAGGGTTCGACTGGCCGGGCAACATCCGCCAGCTGGAAATGGTCGTGCGCACGGCACTGGCCATGCGCGAGGACGGCGAGCAAGTGCTGACCCTGGACCACCTCACCGATTGCCTGCTGGACGAACTGGCCAGCGCCACGCCAGCCTCCGGCAGCCTCAAGGACAACGAACTGGAAATGATCCGCGGCGCCCTGGCGCGCCACCAGGGCAACGTGTCCGCCGCCGCCGAGGCGCTTGGTATCAGCCGGGCCACGTTGTACCGCAAGCTCAAACAGCTGCGGGGCTGA
- a CDS encoding enoyl-CoA hydratase/isomerase family protein produces MTAHATTSATAPVLAEVRNHIGHLTLNRPAGLNALTLDMVRSLRRRFDLWANDPQVQAVVLRGEGPKGFCAGGDIRSLHDSFKAGETLHETFFVEEYALDLVIHHYRKPVLVLMDGFTLGGGMGLAQGCDLRVVTERSRLGMPEVGIGYFPDVGGSYFLSRIPGELGTYLGVSGAQIQAADALYCGLADWYLASDKLAALDHGLDQLRFGDHPLKDLQNLLARLGTQVLDDAPLEKLRPVIDHFFALPDVPAIVEQLRAVSIGDSHAWAVATAEQLESRSPLAMAVTLEMLRRGRHLGLEDCFAMELHLDRQWFQHGDIIEGVRALIIDKDKQPRWNPPTLAALQRQRVEQFFEGL; encoded by the coding sequence ATGACTGCGCACGCTACTACCTCAGCCACCGCCCCTGTGCTGGCCGAAGTCCGCAACCACATCGGCCACCTGACCCTGAACCGCCCTGCCGGCCTCAATGCCCTGACCCTGGACATGGTGCGCAGCCTGCGCCGGCGCTTCGACCTGTGGGCCAACGACCCGCAGGTGCAGGCCGTGGTACTGCGTGGCGAGGGGCCCAAAGGCTTCTGCGCCGGTGGCGACATCCGTTCGCTGCATGACAGCTTCAAAGCGGGCGAAACGCTGCACGAGACGTTCTTCGTCGAGGAATATGCGCTCGACCTGGTCATCCACCATTACCGCAAGCCGGTGCTGGTGCTGATGGACGGCTTCACCTTGGGCGGCGGCATGGGCCTGGCCCAGGGCTGCGACCTGCGCGTGGTCACCGAGCGCAGCCGCCTGGGCATGCCCGAAGTGGGCATCGGTTACTTCCCGGATGTCGGCGGCAGCTACTTCCTGTCGCGCATCCCTGGCGAGCTGGGCACCTATCTGGGCGTCAGCGGCGCGCAGATCCAGGCAGCCGATGCGCTGTACTGCGGCCTGGCCGACTGGTACCTGGCCAGCGACAAGCTCGCCGCCCTCGACCACGGCCTCGACCAGTTGCGCTTTGGCGACCACCCGCTCAAGGACCTGCAGAACCTGCTGGCCAGGCTCGGCACCCAGGTGCTCGACGATGCCCCGCTGGAAAAGCTGCGCCCGGTCATCGACCACTTCTTCGCCCTGCCCGATGTGCCGGCGATCGTCGAGCAACTGCGCGCAGTCAGCATTGGCGACAGCCACGCCTGGGCCGTGGCCACCGCCGAGCAGCTGGAAAGCCGCTCGCCGCTGGCCATGGCGGTTACCCTGGAGATGCTGCGCCGCGGCCGCCACCTGGGCCTGGAGGACTGCTTTGCCATGGAGCTGCACCTGGACCGCCAGTGGTTCCAGCACGGCGACATCATCGAGGGTGTGCGTGCGCTGATCATCGACAAGGACAAGCAGCCACGCTGGAACCCACCGACCCTGGCCGCGTTGCAGCGCCAGCGCGTCGAACAATTCTTCGAAGGCCTGTGA
- a CDS encoding acyl-CoA dehydrogenase family protein: MQDLELSEEQIMIRDMARDFSRGEIAPHAQAWEKAGWIDDGVVRKMGELGLLGMVVPEQFGGSYTDYVAYALAVEEIAAGCGATGAMMSIHNSVGCGPLLAYGTAEQQQQWLPRLASGEVIGCFCLTEPQAGSEAHNLRTRAELVDGQWVINGAKQFVSNARRAGLAIVFAVTDPELGKKGLSAFLVPTDKPGFKVDRSEHKMGIRASDTCAVTFDNCRIPAANILGERGKGLAIALSNLEGGRIGIAAQALGIARAAFEAALLYSRDRVQFGKPINEHQSIANLLADMQVQVNAARLLILHAARLRSAGKPCLSEASQAKLFASEMAERVCSMAIQVHGGYGYLEDYPVERYYRDARITQIYEGSSEIQRMLIARELKHYPI, translated from the coding sequence ATGCAAGACCTGGAACTGAGCGAAGAACAGATCATGATCCGCGACATGGCCCGGGACTTCTCCCGCGGCGAGATCGCCCCGCATGCCCAGGCCTGGGAAAAGGCCGGCTGGATCGACGATGGCGTGGTGCGCAAGATGGGCGAACTGGGCCTGCTGGGCATGGTCGTGCCGGAACAATTCGGCGGCAGCTACACCGACTATGTCGCCTACGCCCTGGCCGTCGAAGAGATCGCCGCCGGCTGTGGCGCCACCGGGGCGATGATGAGCATCCACAATTCGGTGGGCTGTGGCCCGCTGCTGGCCTACGGCACTGCCGAGCAGCAACAGCAGTGGTTGCCGCGCCTGGCCAGTGGCGAAGTGATCGGCTGCTTCTGCCTGACCGAACCGCAGGCCGGCTCCGAAGCGCACAACCTGCGCACTCGCGCCGAGCTGGTGGACGGCCAGTGGGTAATCAACGGTGCCAAGCAGTTCGTGAGCAACGCCCGCCGCGCCGGCTTGGCGATCGTCTTCGCGGTGACCGACCCTGAGCTGGGCAAGAAGGGCCTGTCGGCATTCCTGGTGCCCACCGACAAACCGGGCTTCAAGGTCGACCGCAGCGAGCACAAGATGGGCATCCGCGCCTCCGATACCTGCGCCGTGACCTTCGACAACTGCCGCATCCCCGCTGCCAATATCCTCGGTGAACGTGGCAAGGGCCTGGCCATCGCCCTGTCCAACCTCGAAGGCGGCCGCATCGGCATTGCCGCGCAAGCCTTGGGCATTGCCCGCGCCGCCTTCGAAGCCGCGCTGCTGTACTCACGTGACCGCGTGCAGTTCGGCAAGCCGATCAACGAGCACCAGAGCATCGCCAACCTGCTGGCCGACATGCAGGTACAGGTGAATGCCGCGCGCCTGCTCATCCTGCATGCCGCGCGCCTGCGCAGCGCCGGCAAGCCGTGCCTGTCGGAAGCGTCACAGGCCAAGCTGTTCGCTTCGGAAATGGCCGAGCGGGTGTGCTCGATGGCGATCCAGGTGCATGGAGGGTATGGCTACCTGGAGGACTACCCGGTGGAGCGCTACTACCGCGATGCGCGGATCACGCAGATCTATGAAGGCTCGAGCGAGATCCAGCGGATGCTGATTGCCCGCGAGTTGAAGCACTACCCGATTTAA
- a CDS encoding LysR family transcriptional regulator — protein MDMLHAMRTFARVVECGSFAAAANALDISAAQVSRIVAELENQLQTRLLHRTTRRLRMSEAGERFLERSRQILLLTEEAVGEARGAHLTPRGHLRLHCPHGLGLLLMPLVAGYNALCPEVVIELTLSQRNPDPLAEGHDVVITVDGALPDSQLIAVPLGNIFSIPCAAPSYLQAHGVPERPEDLHQHRCLRMAYPMYEGDWVFPQGVDQCVIAPSDSFSTNVADAMLVASELGMGIGLLPFYTASQAIEQGRLCRLLAPYRLRENALYAVYPSRHYLDAKVRTWIDYLKEQLPALFEGHASVVDDARYWR, from the coding sequence ATGGACATGCTGCATGCCATGCGTACCTTCGCCCGGGTCGTGGAATGCGGCAGCTTCGCTGCGGCTGCCAACGCCCTGGACATTTCCGCGGCGCAGGTATCGCGCATTGTTGCCGAGCTGGAAAACCAGCTGCAGACCCGCCTGCTGCACCGTACGACGCGGCGTTTACGCATGAGCGAGGCCGGCGAGCGATTTCTTGAGCGCTCGCGGCAGATCCTGTTGCTGACCGAAGAAGCGGTGGGCGAAGCCCGTGGTGCGCACCTGACCCCGCGTGGCCACCTGCGTCTGCATTGCCCGCACGGCCTGGGGCTGTTGCTGATGCCGCTGGTGGCCGGCTACAACGCGCTGTGCCCGGAGGTGGTGATCGAGCTGACCCTGTCGCAGCGCAACCCCGACCCACTGGCCGAAGGGCATGACGTGGTGATTACCGTAGACGGGGCCCTGCCGGACTCGCAGTTGATCGCCGTGCCGCTGGGCAACATCTTCAGCATTCCGTGTGCGGCGCCCAGCTATCTGCAGGCCCACGGCGTACCCGAGCGCCCGGAAGACCTGCACCAGCACCGCTGCCTGCGCATGGCCTACCCGATGTACGAAGGGGACTGGGTATTCCCGCAAGGGGTGGACCAGTGCGTGATCGCGCCGAGCGACAGTTTCTCCACCAACGTTGCCGACGCCATGCTGGTGGCCAGCGAGTTGGGCATGGGCATTGGCCTGCTGCCGTTCTATACCGCCAGCCAGGCGATCGAACAGGGGCGCTTGTGCCGCTTGCTGGCCCCGTACCGGCTGCGGGAGAACGCGCTGTACGCGGTATACCCGTCACGCCATTACCTGGATGCCAAGGTACGGACCTGGATCGACTACCTCAAGGAGCAGTTGCCGGCGTTGTTCGAGGGCCATGCCAGCGTGGTGGATGATGCGCGCTATTGGCGATAG
- a CDS encoding DUF2790 domain-containing protein, producing MKRSITVLAIAASLASFGALADTASSQPASTHYEYGMPLDVAKVISITPASNAADCQVGTAHMVYVDHQGQQREIDYREMGNCSQQ from the coding sequence ATGAAACGCTCGATCACTGTCCTTGCCATAGCCGCCAGCCTCGCCTCGTTCGGCGCTCTCGCCGACACCGCCAGCAGCCAGCCCGCCAGTACCCACTACGAATACGGCATGCCGCTTGACGTGGCCAAGGTCATTTCCATCACCCCGGCCAGCAACGCCGCCGACTGCCAGGTCGGCACCGCGCACATGGTGTATGTCGACCACCAGGGCCAGCAGCGTGAAATCGACTACCGGGAGATGGGCAACTGCTCGCAGCAATGA
- a CDS encoding tRNA (adenine(22)-N(1))-methyltransferase: protein MNEHTLSRRLERVAAYVPQDARLADIGSDHGYLPVALMLRGVLAAAVAGEVAQAPFASAQRNVRRNGLDGRVSVRLADGLAAIEPQDRISVVSICGMGGDTMCDILQAGKQRLAGVTRLVLQPNGGERELRQWLMENGLRIVNEELLRENRFDYEIIVAEPGAAAYTAEQLYFGPLLLQEKSEAFLVKWRRMLRQKQQTLANFERARDAVPQAKLDHFRQQLGWINTVLA from the coding sequence GTGAACGAACATACATTGTCCAGGCGCCTGGAGCGCGTGGCCGCCTATGTGCCACAAGACGCGCGCCTGGCCGACATCGGCTCGGACCACGGCTACCTGCCGGTGGCCCTGATGTTGCGTGGCGTGCTGGCGGCAGCGGTTGCCGGCGAGGTGGCACAGGCACCGTTCGCCTCGGCCCAGCGCAACGTGCGCAGGAACGGCCTGGACGGCCGGGTCAGCGTGCGCCTGGCCGATGGCCTGGCAGCGATCGAGCCGCAGGACCGCATCTCGGTGGTGAGCATCTGTGGCATGGGCGGCGACACCATGTGTGACATTCTCCAAGCCGGCAAGCAGCGCCTGGCTGGCGTCACCCGCCTGGTGCTCCAGCCCAATGGCGGTGAGCGCGAACTGCGCCAATGGCTGATGGAAAATGGCTTGCGCATCGTCAACGAAGAACTGCTGCGGGAGAACCGCTTCGACTACGAGATCATCGTCGCCGAGCCAGGTGCGGCGGCGTACACCGCTGAACAGCTGTATTTCGGCCCGCTGCTGTTGCAGGAGAAAAGCGAGGCGTTCCTGGTCAAGTGGCGGCGCATGCTGCGGCAGAAGCAGCAGACCCTGGCCAACTTCGAGCGGGCTCGCGATGCGGTGCCTCAAGCGAAGCTCGACCACTTCAGGCAACAGCTGGGCTGGATCAACACAGTCCTGGCCTGA
- a CDS encoding RidA family protein, translating into MANADIIYTPDPDAESISSDVAEYNGVLVTTQIPTHADGSLELGGIVAQSECTLQALKVALEKAGSGMDRVLHLTIYLTDMADRAAFNEVYQRYFSKPWPVRAAVGVAALAVEGMRVEVTAMAAKR; encoded by the coding sequence ATGGCAAATGCAGACATCATCTACACCCCGGACCCGGACGCCGAGTCGATCTCATCTGACGTCGCCGAATACAATGGCGTGCTGGTCACCACCCAGATCCCGACCCACGCCGATGGCAGCCTGGAGCTGGGTGGCATCGTCGCGCAAAGCGAGTGCACCCTGCAGGCGCTGAAGGTGGCGCTGGAAAAAGCCGGCAGCGGCATGGACCGCGTGCTGCACCTGACCATCTACCTGACCGACATGGCCGACCGCGCGGCATTCAACGAGGTGTACCAGCGCTACTTCAGCAAGCCCTGGCCAGTACGCGCCGCCGTGGGCGTGGCCGCGCTGGCGGTCGAAGGCATGCGCGTGGAAGTGACCGCGATGGCCGCCAAGCGCTGA
- a CDS encoding peptidase U32 family protein, with product MSLPKNHLELLSPARDVAIAREAILHGADAIYIGGPSFGARHNACNEVSDIAELVEFAHRYHARVFTTINTILHDNELEPARTLIHQLYDAGVDALIVQDLGVMELDIPPIELHASTQTDIRTLERAKFLDQAGFSQLVLARELNLQQIRAIAAETDAAIEFFIHGALCVAFSGQCNISHAQTGRSANRGDCSQACRLPYTLKDDQGRVVAFEKHLLSMKDNNQTANLRDLVDAGVRSFKIEGRYKDMGYVKNITAHYRKELDAILEDRPELARASSGRTEHFFVPDPDKTFHRGSTDYFVTERKVDIGAFDSPTFTGLPVGVVEKVGKRDLQVVTEVPLTNGDGLNVLVKREVVGFRANIAELRSAFEEDGEKRYRYRVEPNEMPEGLHKLRPNHPLSRNLDHNWQQALQRTSAERRVGVHWHAVLREQRLALTVTSEEGVNAQVALDGPFGPANKPQQALEQLHDLLGQLGTTMYHADSIELDAPQAFFIPNSQLKALRREAIEALTAARVQAHPRGGRKAETTPPPVYPESHLSFLANVYNQKARDFYHRHGVQLIDAAYEAHEEHGEVPVMITKHCLRFSFNLCPKQAKGVTGVRTKVAPMQLIQGDEVLTLKFDCKPCEMHVIGKMKSHIIDLPTPGSAVAQVVGHISPEDLLKTIPRGPH from the coding sequence ATGTCCCTTCCAAAGAATCACCTGGAACTGCTCAGCCCTGCCCGTGACGTTGCCATCGCCCGCGAAGCGATCCTGCACGGCGCTGACGCCATCTATATCGGCGGCCCGAGCTTCGGCGCGCGCCATAACGCCTGCAACGAAGTCAGCGATATCGCCGAACTGGTCGAGTTCGCCCATCGCTACCACGCACGCGTTTTCACCACCATCAACACCATCCTCCACGACAACGAACTGGAACCCGCCCGCACGCTGATCCACCAGTTGTACGACGCCGGCGTCGATGCCTTGATCGTGCAGGACCTGGGCGTGATGGAACTGGACATCCCGCCGATCGAGCTGCACGCCAGTACGCAGACCGACATCCGCACCCTGGAGCGGGCCAAGTTCCTCGACCAGGCCGGCTTCTCCCAGCTGGTGCTGGCCCGCGAGCTGAACCTGCAGCAGATCCGCGCCATTGCCGCCGAGACCGACGCCGCCATCGAGTTCTTCATCCACGGCGCGTTGTGCGTGGCCTTCTCCGGCCAGTGCAACATCTCCCACGCGCAGACCGGCCGCAGCGCCAACCGTGGCGATTGCTCCCAGGCCTGCCGCCTGCCCTACACCCTGAAGGATGACCAGGGCCGCGTGGTGGCCTTCGAGAAGCACCTGCTGTCGATGAAGGACAACAACCAGACCGCCAACCTGCGCGACCTGGTCGATGCCGGCGTACGCTCGTTCAAGATCGAAGGCCGCTACAAGGACATGGGCTATGTGAAGAACATCACTGCCCACTACCGCAAGGAACTCGACGCCATCCTCGAAGACCGCCCGGAGCTGGCCCGCGCCTCCAGCGGCCGCACCGAGCATTTCTTCGTGCCCGACCCGGACAAGACCTTCCACCGTGGCAGCACCGACTACTTCGTCACCGAGCGCAAGGTCGACATCGGTGCCTTCGACTCGCCAACCTTCACCGGCCTGCCGGTAGGTGTGGTGGAGAAGGTCGGCAAGCGCGACCTGCAGGTAGTCACCGAAGTGCCGCTGACCAATGGCGACGGCCTCAACGTGCTGGTCAAGCGCGAAGTGGTGGGTTTCCGCGCCAACATCGCCGAGCTGCGCAGCGCGTTCGAGGAAGACGGCGAGAAGCGCTACCGTTACCGCGTCGAGCCCAACGAAATGCCCGAAGGCCTGCACAAGCTGCGGCCCAACCACCCGCTGTCGCGCAACCTCGACCACAACTGGCAGCAGGCCCTGCAACGCACCTCGGCCGAACGCCGGGTCGGCGTGCACTGGCACGCGGTATTGCGCGAGCAGCGCCTGGCGCTGACCGTCACCAGCGAAGAAGGTGTGAACGCGCAGGTGGCGCTGGACGGCCCGTTCGGCCCGGCCAACAAGCCGCAGCAGGCGCTGGAGCAGTTGCACGACCTGCTCGGCCAGCTGGGTACTACGATGTACCACGCCGACAGCATCGAACTGGATGCCCCGCAGGCGTTCTTCATCCCCAACTCGCAGCTCAAGGCCCTGCGCCGCGAAGCCATCGAGGCGTTGACCGCGGCACGTGTGCAGGCGCACCCGCGTGGTGGGCGCAAGGCCGAGACCACGCCACCGCCGGTATACCCCGAGTCGCATTTGTCGTTCCTGGCCAACGTGTACAACCAGAAGGCCCGTGACTTCTACCACCGCCACGGGGTGCAACTGATCGACGCAGCCTACGAGGCCCATGAAGAGCATGGCGAAGTGCCGGTGATGATCACCAAGCACTGCCTGCGTTTCTCCTTCAACCTGTGCCCCAAGCAGGCCAAGGGCGTGACCGGCGTGCGTACCAAGGTGGCGCCGATGCAGCTGATTCAGGGCGACGAAGTACTGACCCTGAAGTTCGACTGCAAGCCGTGCGAAATGCATGTGATCGGCAAGATGAAGAGCCACATCATCGACCTGCCGACCCCAGGCAGCGCGGTGGCCCAGGTGGTCGGGCACATCAGCCCGGAAGACTTGCTCAAGACCATTCCACGCGGGCCGCATTGA
- a CDS encoding sigma-54 dependent transcriptional regulator produces MQQPAAQRRLLIVDPCDDCHRLLPGLRSAGWDVDSCRLGAALDQPCDVGLLRLQASHLRHPDAVKDLITRSNTEWIAVLSAEQLRMPAVGDFVCEWFFDFHTLPFDVSRVQVTLGRAFGMARLRGRGVRKAEETTHELLGESRPIRELRKLLGKLAPTESPVLIRGESGTGKELVARTLHRQSQRSEQPFIAINCGAIPEHLIQSELFGHEKGAFTGAHQRKTGRIEAAHGGTLFLDEIGDLPLELQANLLRFLQEKHIERVGGSQPIPVDVRVLAATHVDLEKAIAQGRFREDLYYRLNVLQVVTAPLRDRHGDLAMLASHFAQFYSLETGRRPRSFSDNALAAMGRHDWPGNVRELANRVRRGLVLAEGRQIEAQDLGLDTLEPAQPPLGTLEEYKHRAERQALCDVLNRHSDNLSVAAKVLGISRPTFYRLLHKHQIR; encoded by the coding sequence ATGCAACAGCCAGCCGCCCAACGCCGTCTGCTCATCGTCGACCCTTGCGACGACTGCCACCGCTTGTTGCCAGGCCTGCGCAGCGCAGGCTGGGATGTGGACAGCTGCAGGCTCGGCGCCGCGCTGGATCAACCTTGCGATGTGGGCCTGTTACGCTTGCAGGCTAGCCACCTGAGGCATCCGGATGCGGTCAAGGACCTGATCACCCGCAGCAACACCGAATGGATTGCCGTGCTCAGCGCCGAACAGCTGCGCATGCCGGCGGTCGGCGATTTTGTCTGCGAATGGTTTTTCGACTTCCACACCCTGCCATTCGACGTATCCCGGGTGCAGGTCACCCTGGGCCGTGCCTTCGGCATGGCCCGCCTGCGCGGCAGGGGCGTGCGCAAGGCCGAGGAAACCACCCACGAGCTGCTGGGTGAAAGCCGCCCGATCCGCGAGCTGCGCAAGCTGCTGGGCAAGCTGGCACCCACCGAGTCGCCAGTGCTGATCCGTGGTGAAAGTGGCACCGGCAAGGAGCTGGTCGCGCGCACCCTGCATCGCCAGTCGCAGCGCAGCGAGCAACCGTTCATCGCCATCAACTGCGGGGCGATACCCGAACACCTGATCCAGTCGGAATTGTTCGGCCACGAAAAAGGGGCGTTCACCGGTGCCCACCAGCGCAAGACCGGGCGCATCGAAGCCGCCCACGGCGGCACGCTGTTCCTCGACGAAATTGGCGACCTGCCGCTGGAGCTGCAGGCCAACCTGCTGCGCTTTCTGCAGGAAAAGCATATCGAGCGCGTGGGCGGCAGCCAGCCGATCCCGGTGGACGTGCGGGTGCTGGCGGCTACCCATGTGGACCTGGAAAAGGCCATCGCACAAGGGCGCTTCCGTGAGGACCTTTACTACCGCCTCAACGTCCTGCAGGTAGTCACCGCGCCACTGCGTGACCGGCATGGTGACTTGGCTATGCTGGCCAGCCATTTTGCCCAGTTCTACAGCCTGGAAACCGGGCGTCGCCCGCGGTCGTTCAGCGACAACGCCCTGGCGGCCATGGGCCGGCATGACTGGCCGGGTAACGTGCGTGAGCTGGCCAACCGGGTACGCCGCGGGCTGGTCCTTGCCGAAGGCCGGCAAATCGAAGCGCAGGACCTGGGGCTGGATACCCTCGAGCCGGCACAACCGCCACTGGGCACGCTGGAGGAGTACAAGCACCGGGCCGAGCGCCAGGCGCTATGCGACGTGCTCAACCGGCACAGTGACAACCTGAGCGTGGCGGCCAAGGTGCTGGGTATTTCGCGGCCGACATTCTATCGGTTGCTGCACAAGCACCAGATACGCTGA
- a CDS encoding vWA domain-containing protein, whose product MAWLPTLLKGRPRLRQDLCWQLRQARPAELWLVIVDASASTRRHQALAQTKGLLATLFDQAYRQRARLALLTASGRTPQWQRHGLKASAALQPWLHALGAGGGTPLLAALEQARHWLQARQRAHPQEALRCLVFTDGRLQHCNGVQPMPCTTLLVDMEMAPVRLGRAQRLAEQLQADYQHLQQFKIRE is encoded by the coding sequence GTGGCCTGGCTGCCGACCTTGCTCAAGGGCCGGCCACGGCTGCGCCAGGACCTGTGCTGGCAGCTGCGCCAGGCCAGGCCAGCCGAGTTGTGGCTGGTTATCGTCGATGCCTCGGCCTCGACCCGGCGCCACCAGGCACTGGCGCAGACCAAGGGGCTGCTGGCGACACTGTTCGACCAGGCGTACCGCCAGCGCGCCAGGCTGGCCCTGCTGACTGCCAGCGGGCGCACGCCGCAGTGGCAACGTCACGGCCTGAAGGCTTCGGCCGCCTTGCAGCCGTGGCTGCACGCCTTGGGTGCCGGTGGCGGAACGCCGTTGCTTGCCGCACTGGAACAGGCCCGGCATTGGCTCCAGGCGCGGCAACGCGCCCACCCGCAGGAAGCGTTGCGTTGCCTGGTGTTTACCGATGGCCGCCTGCAGCATTGCAATGGTGTACAGCCGATGCCGTGCACCACGTTGCTGGTGGATATGGAAATGGCGCCGGTGCGCCTGGGGCGCGCGCAGCGTCTGGCGGAACAACTGCAAGCGGATTATCAGCACTTGCAACAGTTCAAGATCCGGGAGTGA